In Chitinophaga sp. HK235, a single window of DNA contains:
- a CDS encoding PorP/SprF family type IX secretion system membrane protein: MIKKLYTSLIMFTGICLSLQSQGQTPGNSQALLEPSGTQYFQNQYLANPAMAGLDTGLHINASYRNQWNGMNGAPVTKFASADIKVEERMGVGVNIFNDVAGLINRTRLALSYAYRIPLGQRHQQLSFGLSAVWNVQRLNVKDVNGDMNDPAFGAFNRRDNYFEAEYGMAYTDEHLNIQASLPNIRNMVTNRDEGINGGSIFFSAVSYRFRPQGSVLSSVEPKLCFRGVRGYDNILDAGFNATFLDNVANIMAMYHSSKSLTTGLGVNIMKTLGIQAMYTFQTGGLKTYVNGTYEIGATLHLFK, from the coding sequence ATGATAAAGAAACTATATACGTCTTTAATAATGTTTACCGGCATCTGTTTGTCTCTGCAAAGTCAGGGACAAACACCCGGTAATTCGCAGGCATTGCTGGAGCCTTCCGGCACACAGTATTTCCAGAACCAGTACCTCGCCAACCCGGCGATGGCTGGTCTGGATACAGGTCTGCATATCAATGCCTCCTACCGCAACCAGTGGAATGGCATGAATGGCGCACCTGTCACCAAATTTGCTTCAGCAGATATTAAAGTGGAAGAACGTATGGGCGTGGGCGTGAATATCTTTAACGATGTGGCCGGCCTGATCAACCGTACGCGGCTGGCACTCTCCTATGCTTACCGCATTCCGCTGGGCCAGCGCCATCAGCAGCTGAGCTTCGGCCTGTCTGCGGTATGGAATGTACAACGCCTCAACGTAAAAGATGTGAACGGCGATATGAATGATCCTGCCTTTGGCGCCTTCAACCGTCGCGATAATTACTTCGAAGCGGAATATGGTATGGCCTATACGGATGAGCACCTGAATATACAGGCTTCTCTGCCTAATATCCGGAACATGGTCACCAACAGAGACGAGGGCATAAATGGTGGAAGCATATTCTTTTCGGCTGTCTCCTACAGATTCCGGCCCCAGGGCAGTGTACTCTCCTCCGTCGAGCCTAAACTCTGTTTCCGCGGCGTCAGGGGTTACGACAATATCCTGGATGCCGGCTTCAATGCTACCTTCCTGGACAATGTGGCTAATATCATGGCGATGTACCATAGCTCCAAAAGCCTCACCACAGGCCTCGGCGTTAACATCATGAAAACACTGGGTATTCAGGCCATGTATACTTTCCAGACCGGAGGCCTCAAAACTTATGTGAACGGCACCTATGAAATAGGCGCTACCCTTCATCTCTTTAAATAA
- a CDS encoding TetR/AcrR family transcriptional regulator: MAGRPKIFDNEEVINKATAVFWSKGYEATSTEDLLEAMGIGKGSFYLAFKGGKKELFEKVLEQFQQQASARMIKELANSDNPLEVIRNLFYNIAHAPKKAHHNGCFIGNTIVELASIEPQLMSKSVGLLQQLEETFREIIIAAQKHGQLKNKMRADLLARHLITAWNGLNVTRRIYPDEKTLLPLIEIQLQVLT; the protein is encoded by the coding sequence ATGGCGGGAAGACCTAAAATATTTGATAACGAAGAAGTGATCAACAAGGCCACGGCGGTATTTTGGTCTAAAGGCTATGAAGCCACATCTACCGAAGATCTACTGGAAGCCATGGGTATCGGGAAAGGGAGCTTTTACCTGGCTTTCAAAGGCGGGAAAAAAGAGCTGTTTGAAAAAGTCCTGGAGCAATTCCAGCAGCAAGCCTCCGCCAGGATGATAAAAGAACTGGCCAATAGTGATAATCCGCTGGAGGTGATCCGCAACCTGTTTTATAACATTGCCCATGCTCCTAAAAAAGCGCATCACAATGGCTGCTTCATCGGTAACACTATTGTGGAACTGGCCAGCATAGAACCACAGCTGATGAGCAAATCCGTTGGCCTGTTGCAGCAGCTGGAAGAAACCTTTCGGGAAATCATTATTGCCGCACAAAAACACGGGCAACTCAAAAACAAGATGAGGGCCGATCTGCTGGCCAGACACCTTATCACCGCCTGGAACGGCCTGAACGTTACCAGACGTATATATCCCGATGAAAAAACACTGCTGCCCCTGATCGAAATACAGCTCCAGGTCCTGACCTGA
- a CDS encoding ABC transporter substrate-binding protein, which translates to MMSLRPPLTIGLLTPYSGVYPYYSAHLVTGWLIGMGLDPARQQTIQFIPEFTRSGQPSATKEAAQKLVFFNRVDLLSGLVSYKSVPDLIPIVESQGGTAFLFDMGELIPYFPHISPHMFYASHQIWQSQYSLGRWAQQRFGDAGHIVMPHYEAGYHLNTAFYQGAAAAGGTTIRSTVLTEDPSDRNALHLDAFFKTIENDRPPYVHAIFTGNMGTRFLDAWKNSRFHKTIPLLVVESMAYDDILADVQHHELEIYSALTWLREDESKENRLFVKTFERMAQQPANIFGLMGYEAGLVWRELLPHAQKRDWQTVKQYLHNSTIKGPRGEKGFHPSTGLGLPVSNIVSINTTANKINKIILDQGKGIRFDDTTLKCIHDDCISGWLNPFLCI; encoded by the coding sequence ATGATGAGTTTAAGGCCACCACTTACGATAGGATTACTCACCCCCTACTCGGGGGTGTACCCCTATTATTCTGCTCACCTGGTCACTGGTTGGTTGATCGGTATGGGACTAGATCCCGCACGCCAGCAAACAATACAGTTTATCCCTGAATTTACCAGAAGCGGGCAACCCTCTGCCACCAAAGAGGCCGCACAAAAACTGGTATTCTTCAACCGGGTAGACCTGTTGTCGGGACTGGTCAGTTACAAATCGGTACCGGACCTCATCCCTATTGTGGAATCACAGGGCGGTACAGCATTCCTGTTTGATATGGGGGAACTCATTCCCTACTTTCCCCATATCAGCCCCCATATGTTTTATGCATCGCACCAGATATGGCAGTCCCAATACTCTTTAGGGCGCTGGGCACAGCAAAGGTTTGGCGATGCAGGACATATTGTGATGCCACATTACGAAGCAGGCTACCACTTAAATACTGCTTTTTATCAGGGTGCTGCCGCCGCCGGAGGCACCACCATCCGAAGCACGGTGCTCACGGAAGATCCCTCCGACAGAAACGCCTTACACCTCGATGCATTTTTTAAGACCATCGAAAATGACCGGCCTCCCTATGTACACGCCATCTTTACCGGCAATATGGGTACACGGTTTCTGGATGCCTGGAAAAACAGCCGTTTCCATAAAACCATCCCCCTACTGGTAGTGGAATCCATGGCTTATGACGATATCCTCGCCGATGTACAACACCACGAACTGGAAATATACAGCGCCCTCACCTGGTTACGGGAAGATGAAAGTAAAGAGAACAGATTATTTGTAAAGACCTTCGAACGGATGGCGCAGCAACCTGCCAACATTTTTGGACTGATGGGCTATGAAGCAGGACTGGTATGGAGAGAACTATTGCCCCATGCACAAAAAAGAGACTGGCAGACGGTAAAACAATACCTACATAATTCCACTATCAAAGGTCCCCGCGGTGAAAAGGGCTTTCATCCTTCAACAGGACTGGGCTTACCGGTATCCAATATTGTAAGCATCAATACCACTGCCAATAAAATAAATAAAATCATCCTCGACCAGGGCAAAGGCATCCGCTTCGATGATACTACACTCAAATGTATACACGATGATTGTATATCCGGTTGGTTGAACCCTTTTCTCTGTATCTAA
- a CDS encoding Gfo/Idh/MocA family protein, whose protein sequence is MAFMPSSLLKAASNNCLRIGFIGTGTWGRQYLEAALANRQLDISAICETSHTARRDALKLFNAAGYTKPVLYDDYHQLLSNPALDAVIIAAPADQHYTIAAAALRQGKHVACGPIMGSTLEEHRHIVQLSRQTGKHYFTLDEHSYRPDLLAMTAIVKDGRLGQLESIYAGACSANIPQQENGYPLYPMVLMENLLGLSDGNRYTALRMEKSTEEYVVKVKHPGSGKTYSSIRQGEITTICLSTATGQQVRLQAEAGHSTGFRVKGTAGSWIDYTGSLYLQTNAHPQNTWESAAPYLRQYALTTVGATSHALSGFINTIQNKSHHLPVYAAATNSMITVLAAESARLGGASLAFPDFTTAS, encoded by the coding sequence ATGGCATTTATGCCATCTTCACTATTAAAAGCAGCCAGCAACAACTGTTTACGCATTGGCTTCATTGGAACAGGCACGTGGGGAAGGCAATATCTTGAAGCAGCGTTAGCCAACAGGCAACTGGATATCAGCGCTATCTGTGAAACCAGCCATACAGCCAGGCGGGATGCGCTTAAGCTGTTTAACGCAGCTGGCTATACGAAACCGGTACTATACGACGACTATCACCAGTTATTATCCAATCCCGCATTGGATGCGGTTATCATCGCTGCCCCGGCAGATCAGCACTATACTATTGCCGCTGCCGCACTCCGGCAGGGTAAACATGTAGCCTGCGGCCCTATCATGGGCAGTACCCTGGAAGAACACCGCCATATCGTGCAGCTAAGCCGGCAAACCGGTAAACATTACTTTACACTGGACGAACACAGCTACCGCCCCGACCTGCTGGCAATGACCGCCATAGTAAAGGATGGCCGGCTGGGCCAACTGGAAAGCATATACGCAGGAGCTTGTTCTGCCAATATCCCACAGCAGGAAAACGGATATCCATTATACCCTATGGTATTGATGGAAAACTTACTGGGCCTGTCTGATGGCAACAGATACACTGCTCTCCGCATGGAAAAAAGCACCGAAGAATATGTGGTTAAAGTAAAACATCCCGGGAGTGGTAAAACCTATTCGAGTATCCGTCAGGGGGAGATTACTACCATCTGTTTGAGCACAGCAACAGGACAGCAGGTAAGACTACAGGCTGAAGCAGGTCACAGCACCGGATTTCGTGTAAAAGGTACCGCTGGCAGCTGGATAGACTATACCGGCTCCTTGTACCTGCAGACCAATGCTCACCCACAAAACACATGGGAAAGTGCGGCTCCCTACCTCCGTCAATATGCCCTTACCACAGTGGGAGCTACCTCACACGCACTGTCCGGCTTTATCAATACCATTCAAAATAAGTCACATCATTTACCGGTTTATGCTGCAGCTACCAACAGTATGATAACAGTGCTTGCAGCCGAATCTGCCAGACTGGGGGGCGCTTCACTGGCCTTCCCTGATTTTACAACCGCATCATAA
- a CDS encoding phage tail protein: MDPILAMIFAFGGNFAPVGYALCNGVLVDINQNSALFSLLGTTYGGNGTQTFGLPDLRGRSIIGTGQLPGGPNYTPGMVGGTETVTLTIANLPQHTHPVTVDNLTVTLPASNTPGTSNTPGPTMAPAVLPTIGSGPNSLPIKGYSDATPNTNLLPGTVNGSMSVGPVGGNTPVPIRSPYLAMTYVIATQGVYPSRP, translated from the coding sequence ATGGATCCAATTCTCGCGATGATCTTTGCTTTTGGGGGCAATTTTGCACCTGTCGGTTATGCTCTCTGTAATGGTGTATTGGTTGATATCAATCAAAACTCAGCACTATTCTCTCTTTTAGGGACCACCTATGGGGGCAATGGCACCCAGACTTTCGGACTGCCGGACCTGAGGGGACGTTCTATCATTGGTACCGGTCAACTACCTGGAGGCCCAAACTACACTCCCGGAATGGTCGGCGGCACTGAGACGGTTACACTGACTATTGCCAACCTTCCTCAACATACGCATCCGGTTACAGTAGACAATCTCACGGTAACATTGCCTGCCAGCAATACACCCGGAACCAGCAACACTCCCGGCCCTACCATGGCACCTGCTGTACTGCCCACCATCGGATCTGGCCCCAACTCCTTGCCGATCAAAGGTTACAGTGATGCTACCCCCAATACCAATCTTTTACCGGGTACTGTAAATGGTAGTATGTCCGTTGGCCCGGTAGGTGGCAATACACCTGTTCCCATCCGCTCTCCGTACCTGGCAATGACCTACGTTATTGCTACACAGGGTGTCTATCCATCCAGACCATGA
- a CDS encoding Ig-like domain-containing protein encodes MKKFYTWSIRLFLLTCIAVLCSLQGIAQYTLTQLESGGSYTAVAKDNSNNIYATRLNPTTQLYDLVRFTGGAGTGTVIYSGLSHGVPPAYDFPWGIAVNSIGDIFVINSFESQNGEIIRLRAPAYSIAEVIQKGRYFSAITIDATDNLYSLEYDGGSRYQVMKYRAGLEDQPGTPVSNGVPLPIPSGTTYPWGIAVDSHNNLYITDFLENNSGGALIKLTAPTYTTATTLFTGRNVTALAIDGADNIYTTELLTATTSQVVKYTNPLLPGTVINTTLTSSPPVYAWGLAVTSNGTIFAGDGAASAPAGGQLIKLAPPTTSVSSVTRVDATPTNAATVTFKVVFSSNAANITTSAFSLNTSGVSGTYIASVSGSGTTFNVVVNTGTGNGTIRLNVNGTGIIPTVTNVPYNTGEIYSIDKNPPVISLTINNGAAYTNSTNVNLIPSATDEDPPAALQMRFSLDSVAWSTYQPYSTSSAYTIPAGDGLRKIYMQVKDLAGNVKGTSATITLDQTPPVVSFSSVPLPVTNQQSATFQFSANEPIQTYNGKLDAGTFGVATSPVTLTGLAEGVHTYSINGVDRAGNTSGNSVYTWKIDITAPTVLSVSTPAAGTYGIGQALNFTVNMSEIVNATAGPDPYLDLIIGSSIQKAVYVSGSGTNTWTFRYTVQDGDNDSDGIGIGAVINTNGNTLTDAAGNNLVLTMNNVTNNTILVNSKRPVATFTAPVIVNATTVRVGISFDEPVKGVNAGSITALGVPGGITVTNVTPNSTTATSNYTFDLLFQPNNKGTVNLRLLPNAATSVASLNTNMFVDTDFSFDNTVPVITSVNQPADGYYKAGQTLTFTINFSKPITVQPGASQLYLPIIIGSTTVQAPYQSGSGTTALTFSYTVQPGDNDANGIALNSYLIDAGGRLSDGYGNTTNLLLTNDNNLNGVRVNTIIPTVTISTTAAPVVNGTFTANITFSERVIGLDLSSFVTTNASVDNLNTTDGIHYTIDVTPAIDGLVKVSLPAGVAQNIGANDNSASNELQLTADFTPPVVTAVTGPANGYYHEAENLTFSVKLSEIVNVNTTGGTPYMAINLASGVVPATYVSGSGTNTLTFTYTVQAGDDAPQGITLGAGISLGGGGLITDVAGNNATLVLNNVADFKNVIVNTTHPTVTISTTAPALVNGAFDVTITFSEAVTGFTSSDITVSNGTTGTLVSTDNITYTITITPGTDGLITISVPADAAINIARNGNTASNTLQLTVDKTAPVLQSLKVPNNGWYKTGDNLDFELTYTEPVKISSGTPYFLLQIGNTNVQANYITGSGTNKLTFRYTVQNGDQDLNGIAYTANLVLTAGSFTDLAGNAAPTALLAVPTSNVLVNTISPVITKVTLPNNGYYNATNTLTFTVEFNEPVTVTGTPSLPVIIGTNTVNATYTGGTGTNTLTFSYTVQNGDTDMDGIDLGTALLLNGGSMKDPAGLDAVLTLNGVQNTHQVNVNTTHPSVTVTTTAPARINTPFTVKAVFSEAVTGMALSGIKVTNGNASLLQTTDNISYTFTVTPVTDGNVTISILADAAKNIGINGNQASNTLSVIADMTAPVVTSGQQFNINQYSATGTNIGQVVATDASGVLQNWTIASDPSGAFNIDPVTGKITVKDETLLNSKVNTTVTISVTVSDGLNTSVAQGVKISVVYVPLAPTDITINNTTVSENVPAGALVGKFSTITQEPGATFTYTLVSGTGADDNAAFSISGDQLQTNATFVYAVKNTYSVRIRTTQNNGLYTEKVFTVRVLQVNQAPTLDMIPDRVMCNITDKQTYQLTGASPVEAGQTLTYFVQSDKAFFSTLTVDAGGLLSYSLKPNVSGTVNITVTVKDNGGTLNGGVDTLRRTFALKVNAQPQITITPDKNGDISKGDIVTLTATGGNSYTWTHADGILDGQQSATLRIRPLQNTTYEVTATSLDGCAGTQQINIKVVADFKVDATNILTPNGDGKNDKWVIRNLDSYPNNEVTIYDRTGRVVFHRRNYSNDWDATLNGHPLSEGTYYYLLKIEGTDKVAKGFITIIRD; translated from the coding sequence ATGAAAAAATTTTACACCTGGAGTATCCGGTTATTCCTGCTTACCTGCATAGCTGTGCTATGCAGCCTGCAGGGAATTGCCCAGTATACCCTCACCCAGCTTGAATCTGGAGGCTCCTATACTGCAGTAGCCAAAGATAATAGCAATAATATCTATGCTACCAGATTAAACCCCACTACCCAGCTTTACGACCTGGTAAGATTCACAGGAGGTGCCGGTACGGGAACTGTTATTTATTCTGGTCTCTCTCACGGCGTTCCACCTGCCTACGACTTCCCCTGGGGAATTGCGGTCAATTCTATCGGAGATATTTTTGTGATCAATTCCTTTGAATCACAGAACGGAGAGATCATCCGCCTTAGGGCTCCGGCTTATTCAATCGCTGAAGTCATTCAGAAAGGCAGATATTTCTCCGCCATAACAATTGATGCCACTGACAACCTGTACTCCCTCGAATACGACGGGGGATCCAGGTATCAGGTAATGAAGTATAGAGCAGGACTTGAAGACCAACCAGGTACCCCTGTCAGCAATGGTGTACCTCTTCCCATTCCTAGCGGAACTACCTATCCATGGGGTATCGCTGTTGACTCCCACAACAATCTTTATATTACCGACTTCCTTGAAAACAATTCAGGCGGAGCACTCATCAAACTGACAGCCCCCACATATACCACCGCTACTACCCTCTTTACTGGTAGAAATGTGACTGCCCTGGCCATAGATGGTGCAGATAATATTTATACTACAGAGCTACTTACTGCTACTACCTCCCAGGTAGTAAAATATACCAACCCTTTACTGCCCGGAACTGTTATCAATACAACCTTGACCAGCAGCCCTCCTGTATATGCCTGGGGACTTGCTGTCACCAGCAATGGAACTATTTTCGCCGGCGACGGTGCAGCATCAGCACCGGCCGGAGGACAACTGATAAAACTGGCTCCTCCCACCACTTCCGTATCCAGTGTCACCAGAGTTGATGCCACTCCTACCAACGCAGCTACAGTTACCTTTAAAGTGGTTTTCAGCAGCAATGCCGCTAACATTACTACCAGTGCATTCAGTTTAAATACCAGCGGTGTTTCAGGCACATATATTGCCAGCGTTTCAGGCTCCGGCACCACCTTTAATGTGGTTGTTAATACCGGTACTGGAAATGGCACCATCAGACTGAATGTAAACGGAACTGGTATCATACCCACCGTAACAAACGTACCTTATAACACAGGAGAAATTTATAGCATTGATAAAAACCCTCCGGTTATATCACTCACCATCAATAACGGTGCAGCGTATACGAATTCAACGAACGTCAACTTAATACCTTCTGCCACCGACGAAGATCCTCCTGCCGCACTGCAAATGCGCTTTTCGTTGGATAGCGTTGCCTGGAGCACCTACCAGCCTTATAGTACCTCCAGCGCTTATACAATCCCTGCAGGTGATGGCCTCAGGAAAATATACATGCAGGTAAAAGACCTGGCTGGCAACGTAAAGGGTACCAGCGCCACTATTACACTGGACCAGACACCTCCGGTAGTATCGTTCTCCTCCGTTCCGCTACCAGTGACCAACCAGCAATCAGCCACCTTCCAGTTCTCCGCTAATGAACCGATCCAGACCTACAATGGTAAACTGGATGCAGGCACATTTGGAGTTGCCACCAGCCCCGTTACATTAACCGGATTAGCAGAAGGCGTACATACTTACTCCATCAATGGCGTCGATAGGGCAGGAAACACCTCCGGTAATTCCGTCTATACCTGGAAAATAGATATCACTGCTCCTACTGTACTAAGCGTATCAACACCGGCAGCAGGCACTTATGGAATCGGTCAGGCGTTAAACTTCACCGTGAACATGAGCGAAATCGTGAATGCTACCGCCGGCCCTGATCCTTACCTGGACTTAATAATCGGCTCCTCTATCCAAAAGGCAGTATACGTTTCCGGATCAGGCACCAACACATGGACTTTCAGGTATACTGTACAGGATGGTGACAATGACTCCGACGGAATCGGAATCGGCGCGGTAATAAATACCAACGGTAACACCCTCACAGACGCAGCCGGCAACAATCTTGTTCTCACAATGAACAACGTGACCAATAATACCATACTGGTCAACAGCAAGCGTCCGGTGGCCACCTTCACTGCCCCTGTTATCGTAAATGCAACGACCGTTCGCGTCGGAATATCTTTCGATGAACCGGTCAAAGGTGTAAATGCAGGAAGCATAACAGCATTAGGCGTTCCGGGCGGTATCACTGTTACTAATGTTACCCCTAACAGTACCACCGCTACGAGCAACTATACCTTCGACCTGCTGTTTCAGCCGAACAACAAAGGCACGGTGAATCTGCGATTACTTCCGAATGCCGCTACCAGCGTTGCTTCTCTGAACACTAACATGTTTGTTGATACGGACTTCTCTTTTGATAATACCGTACCGGTGATAACATCAGTAAACCAACCGGCAGATGGTTATTATAAAGCAGGTCAAACACTGACCTTCACCATAAACTTCAGCAAACCGATTACCGTACAACCAGGCGCCAGCCAGCTGTACCTGCCAATCATCATCGGTTCTACCACCGTACAGGCACCTTACCAAAGCGGTTCCGGCACCACAGCCCTTACTTTCAGTTACACGGTACAACCGGGAGATAATGATGCAAACGGTATTGCACTGAACAGCTACCTGATTGATGCAGGAGGAAGGTTAAGTGACGGTTATGGTAATACCACCAATCTCCTGCTGACAAACGATAATAATCTCAATGGCGTAAGAGTGAATACAATCATACCCACTGTGACTATTTCGACGACAGCTGCGCCGGTAGTCAATGGTACATTTACTGCCAACATCACCTTCAGTGAACGGGTAATCGGATTGGATCTCAGCTCATTTGTGACAACCAATGCCTCCGTTGACAATCTCAACACCACAGACGGGATCCACTATACAATAGATGTAACACCTGCTATTGACGGCCTGGTGAAAGTTTCATTGCCAGCAGGGGTGGCACAGAATATCGGTGCCAACGATAACAGCGCTTCCAATGAACTGCAGCTGACTGCCGACTTTACTCCACCGGTAGTAACTGCCGTTACGGGGCCTGCGAATGGTTATTATCACGAAGCGGAAAACCTCACTTTCAGCGTGAAACTCAGTGAGATCGTGAACGTAAATACCACCGGTGGCACCCCGTATATGGCCATCAATCTGGCTTCCGGTGTTGTACCTGCTACCTATGTGAGTGGTTCCGGTACCAATACTTTGACCTTCACATACACTGTACAGGCTGGCGATGACGCACCTCAGGGCATTACCCTGGGCGCAGGCATCTCCCTGGGAGGCGGAGGACTCATCACCGATGTAGCCGGCAACAATGCCACACTTGTACTGAATAACGTAGCAGACTTCAAAAATGTCATTGTTAATACAACACATCCAACAGTAACAATATCTACCACTGCGCCTGCATTGGTGAACGGTGCTTTTGATGTGACTATCACCTTCAGTGAAGCAGTGACAGGATTTACATCCAGCGACATTACCGTCTCCAATGGTACAACTGGCACACTGGTATCTACAGACAATATCACCTATACCATTACCATCACACCAGGTACTGATGGCCTCATCACCATCAGCGTGCCCGCTGATGCAGCCATAAACATTGCCAGGAACGGCAATACCGCCTCCAATACACTACAACTGACGGTAGACAAAACCGCTCCGGTACTGCAAAGCTTAAAAGTGCCCAATAATGGCTGGTATAAAACCGGTGATAACCTCGACTTTGAATTAACCTATACCGAACCGGTTAAAATAAGCAGCGGTACACCTTACTTCCTGTTACAGATCGGCAATACAAACGTACAGGCCAATTATATCACAGGATCAGGCACCAACAAACTGACCTTCCGTTATACCGTACAAAACGGAGATCAGGACCTTAACGGTATCGCCTATACGGCCAATCTGGTACTGACAGCAGGTAGCTTCACAGACCTGGCCGGAAATGCTGCACCAACAGCTTTACTGGCGGTACCCACCAGCAACGTATTGGTGAACACCATTTCTCCGGTAATCACCAAAGTAACGCTGCCTAACAATGGATACTATAATGCTACAAACACACTGACATTTACAGTGGAATTCAACGAGCCGGTAACCGTTACCGGTACTCCTTCCCTGCCGGTGATCATTGGCACTAACACTGTCAATGCAACATACACAGGTGGCACAGGAACCAATACCCTCACCTTTAGTTACACCGTTCAGAACGGAGATACAGATATGGACGGTATTGACCTGGGCACTGCCCTGCTGCTCAACGGTGGTTCCATGAAGGACCCTGCCGGACTGGATGCGGTACTGACACTGAATGGTGTACAAAACACCCATCAGGTAAATGTCAACACCACTCACCCCTCCGTTACTGTGACTACCACTGCACCCGCCCGTATCAACACACCGTTTACGGTGAAGGCGGTATTCAGTGAAGCTGTTACCGGAATGGCACTCAGCGGTATCAAAGTAACAAATGGCAATGCCAGCCTATTACAAACAACTGATAACATCAGCTACACGTTCACTGTAACACCTGTTACCGATGGAAATGTAACCATCTCCATACTGGCCGATGCAGCCAAAAACATTGGTATCAATGGCAACCAGGCATCCAATACCCTCAGTGTAATAGCTGATATGACAGCACCGGTAGTAACATCCGGACAACAGTTCAACATCAACCAATACAGCGCTACCGGCACCAATATCGGGCAGGTAGTTGCTACCGATGCATCTGGTGTGCTGCAAAACTGGACTATTGCCTCAGACCCATCCGGAGCCTTTAACATAGATCCTGTTACCGGTAAGATCACGGTAAAAGATGAAACCCTGCTGAATAGCAAGGTAAATACCACCGTTACTATATCCGTTACCGTTAGTGATGGTCTGAATACCAGTGTGGCCCAGGGCGTGAAGATCTCCGTCGTTTATGTACCGCTGGCACCTACAGATATCACTATCAATAATACAACGGTCAGCGAAAACGTTCCTGCCGGAGCACTGGTAGGTAAATTCTCTACCATCACCCAGGAACCGGGAGCTACCTTTACCTATACACTGGTATCAGGTACTGGTGCCGATGATAATGCCGCCTTTAGTATCTCCGGTGATCAACTGCAAACCAATGCCACATTTGTGTATGCAGTTAAGAATACTTATTCTGTCAGAATCCGTACTACCCAGAACAACGGGCTGTATACCGAGAAAGTATTCACGGTACGTGTACTTCAGGTCAACCAGGCACCTACCCTGGACATGATACCAGACCGGGTAATGTGCAACATCACAGACAAACAAACCTATCAGCTTACGGGTGCATCCCCAGTGGAAGCGGGTCAGACGCTTACTTACTTTGTGCAGTCCGATAAGGCATTCTTCAGCACACTGACAGTAGATGCCGGTGGCCTTCTCTCCTATAGCCTGAAACCTAATGTGAGCGGTACCGTGAATATTACCGTAACGGTAAAAGACAATGGCGGCACCTTAAACGGTGGCGTGGATACACTTCGCCGCACCTTCGCGCTGAAAGTGAACGCCCAGCCACAGATCACCATCACACCGGATAAGAATGGTGATATATCCAAAGGAGATATTGTTACCCTGACAGCTACCGGCGGTAACAGCTACACCTGGACCCATGCTGACGGCATCCTCGATGGTCAGCAATCAGCCACCCTCCGGATCAGGCCATTGCAGAACACCACTTATGAGGTAACCGCCACCAGTCTGGACGGATGTGCAGGTACACAACAAATCAATATCAAGGTAGTGGCAGACTTTAAAGTCGATGCTACCAATATCCTTACACCGAATGGTGACGGCAAAAACGATAAATGGGTGATTCGTAATCTGGACAGCTATCCAAACAACGAAGTAACCATTTACGACCGTACCGGCCGCGTGGTATTCCATCGCAGGAACTATAGCAATGACTGGGACGCCACTCTGAACGGCCATCCGCTCAGTGAAGGCACCTATTACTACCTGCTGAAAATAGAGGGTACCGATAAAGTGGCCAAAGGATTCATCACAATCATCAGGGACTAA